A genomic region of Psychrobacter sp. M13 contains the following coding sequences:
- a CDS encoding ribosome-binding factor A yields the protein MNQRLQRLADQIQRELAVLIRDAVKDPRLTGYVTISSVKVSPDLGYADIYVTVMEPELNDAMTITNHEESIKVLNKAAGFLRTELSHSLKTRTTPRLRFHYDEVTARGNYMMDLISQANAKTDDNETDSLDTDGLNIDEPQIEEQSQEK from the coding sequence ATGAATCAACGTCTCCAACGTTTAGCAGATCAAATCCAGCGTGAGCTTGCGGTACTCATTCGCGATGCTGTCAAGGACCCACGTCTAACAGGATATGTCACTATCTCCAGTGTCAAAGTCAGCCCTGATCTAGGTTACGCCGATATCTACGTCACTGTCATGGAGCCTGAGCTCAATGATGCTATGACGATAACCAACCATGAAGAGAGTATTAAGGTACTCAATAAAGCCGCTGGATTCTTGCGTACTGAATTAAGCCATAGTCTCAAAACGCGCACGACACCGCGCCTTAGATTTCATTATGATGAAGTTACCGCTCGTGGTAACTATATGATGGATCTAATCAGTCAAGCCAATGCAAAAACAGATGATAACGAAACTGATAGCTTAGATACTGATGGCTTAAATATTGATGAGCCACAGATAGAAGAGCAATCACAAGAGAAATAG
- the rpsO gene encoding 30S ribosomal protein S15, with protein sequence MLTNTDRENIIAQYQRGENDTGSPEVQVALLSARINDLQNHFKAHKADHHSRRGLIRMVNTRRKLLDYLKGKDLGRYTTLISQLGLRR encoded by the coding sequence ATGCTAACGAATACCGATCGCGAAAATATCATTGCTCAATATCAGCGCGGCGAAAATGACACAGGTTCCCCTGAAGTTCAAGTTGCTCTTTTAAGCGCGCGTATCAACGATTTACAAAACCATTTTAAAGCTCACAAAGCGGATCATCATAGCCGTCGTGGTCTTATCCGTATGGTTAACACTCGTCGTAAATTGCTTGATTACTTAAAAGGTAAGGACTTAGGTCGTTACACTACTTTGATCAGCCAATTAGGTCTACGTCGTTAA
- the rluF gene encoding 23S rRNA pseudouridine(2604) synthase RluF, protein MFNQSSTRLNKYISESGICSRRDADRFVEQGNVYVNGKRAQVGDQVVSGDTVKVNGQLIEPREPDDFVFIVLNKPVGIVSTTESSEKDNIVDFVRHSTRIFPIGRLDKDSQGLIFLTSNGDLVNKVLRAGNNHEKEYLVTVNKPITDSFIEGLAGGVPMLGKITKKCPVTKIAPTVFNITLVQGLNRQIRRMCEHFGYEVVKLERTRIMNVSLKGTPVGDWRDLTEKELTTLLKSIEDSSSQDSHSGKKSSNTPRKKSRSNNNSNNASKSPANSKGAAKGNAKHSKDGASKPAGSKGRDKRPFNDGKKSGGKGRPATNGKRPARGRGSKR, encoded by the coding sequence ATGTTTAACCAATCCTCGACTCGTTTAAATAAATACATTAGCGAAAGCGGCATTTGCTCTCGCCGTGACGCTGACCGCTTCGTTGAACAAGGTAACGTCTACGTCAATGGCAAGCGTGCTCAAGTAGGCGATCAAGTGGTCTCTGGCGATACGGTAAAGGTTAACGGCCAGCTCATTGAGCCGCGAGAGCCCGATGATTTTGTGTTTATCGTATTGAATAAGCCAGTGGGCATTGTCAGTACCACTGAAAGTTCTGAGAAAGATAACATCGTTGATTTCGTACGACATAGCACACGTATTTTCCCGATTGGCCGTTTGGATAAAGACTCTCAGGGGTTGATCTTTTTGACCAGTAATGGCGATCTGGTCAATAAGGTATTGCGCGCTGGTAATAACCATGAAAAAGAATATCTAGTAACGGTGAATAAGCCAATAACCGATAGTTTTATTGAAGGTTTGGCTGGTGGCGTGCCAATGCTAGGCAAGATAACCAAAAAGTGCCCTGTGACTAAGATCGCGCCTACTGTGTTTAATATTACGCTAGTACAAGGTTTAAACCGTCAAATCCGCCGTATGTGTGAGCATTTTGGCTATGAAGTCGTCAAGCTTGAGCGTACGCGGATTATGAATGTCAGTCTGAAAGGGACTCCTGTTGGCGATTGGCGCGATTTGACCGAAAAAGAGTTAACAACTTTACTTAAATCTATAGAAGACTCTTCTTCACAAGACAGTCATTCGGGTAAGAAATCTAGTAATACACCACGAAAAAAATCTCGCTCTAATAATAATAGCAATAACGCATCAAAATCACCTGCAAACTCAAAGGGTGCAGCAAAAGGCAACGCTAAACATTCCAAGGATGGTGCTAGTAAACCAGCAGGTTCTAAAGGCAGAGATAAGCGTCCTTTTAATGATGGTAAGAAATCTGGCGGTAAAGGCAGACCTGCTACCAATGGTAAGCGTCCTGCAAGAGGTCGAGGATCTAAGCGGTGA
- the pnp gene encoding polyribonucleotide nucleotidyltransferase: protein MSMFNTITREFQYGNQQVIIETGRVARQANSIMVHMGGVTVLVAAVVKSEAKSGQNFFPLTVNYQEKMYAAGKIPGAYGKREGRASENETLTSRLIDRPIRPLFPEGYVNEVQITATVVSSDKTQSADIAALIGASAALAISDAPFNGPVAAARVGFINGEYVLNPTIEQLKTSDLDLVVAGTKSAVLMVESEAAELSEDQMLGAVLYGHEQQQIVIDNIASMAAEIGTAKQQFEAPKHDEALEKGMKEQFGEQVADAYSIKDKQDRYTKLDEIKDAAIAALAGDAESDGYSNNVSELKDIYNDLKYRTVRDSILSGKPRIDGRDLDTVRALDVQVGVLPFTHGSALFTRGETQALVTTTLGNSRDVNMIDSLAGTIRDHFMLHYNFPHFSVGETGREGIPKRREIGHGRLARRGVQAMLPDSDRFPYVIRVVSEITESNGSSSMASVCGASLALMDAGVPIKAPVAGIAMGLVKEGERFAVLSDILGDEDHLGDMDFKVAGSKDGITALQMDIKIEGITPDIMEQALKQAHAGRIHILDAMNKVLPESRTEINAHAPNYAVIEINPDKIRDVIGKGGAMIRQLTEETGAVIDIDDGGTIRIFGENKAATKAAIGKIEALTAEVEVGKTYAGTVARIVDFGAFVNVLPNTDGLVHISQIAEERVENVSDYLKEGQTVKVLVQDVDNRGRIKLTMKGVEQGTTTTTDAE, encoded by the coding sequence ATGTCAATGTTCAATACTATCACCCGTGAATTTCAGTATGGCAATCAACAAGTCATCATTGAGACTGGCCGCGTAGCCCGTCAAGCCAACTCTATCATGGTACATATGGGCGGCGTCACTGTCCTAGTCGCTGCAGTGGTCAAGTCTGAGGCAAAATCAGGTCAAAACTTCTTTCCGCTAACGGTTAACTATCAAGAAAAAATGTATGCCGCTGGTAAGATTCCAGGCGCTTATGGCAAACGTGAAGGCCGTGCGAGCGAAAATGAAACTTTAACTTCACGCTTAATTGACCGTCCAATCCGTCCGTTATTCCCTGAAGGTTATGTTAACGAAGTCCAAATTACGGCTACTGTCGTATCTTCTGACAAAACTCAATCAGCTGATATCGCAGCGTTAATCGGTGCTTCAGCTGCTCTAGCTATCTCTGATGCGCCATTCAATGGCCCAGTTGCTGCAGCGCGTGTCGGCTTTATCAATGGCGAATATGTACTGAACCCAACGATTGAGCAGCTTAAAACAAGCGATCTTGATTTAGTCGTTGCTGGTACCAAATCCGCAGTACTGATGGTTGAATCAGAAGCGGCAGAGCTATCAGAAGATCAAATGTTAGGTGCGGTACTATACGGTCATGAGCAACAGCAAATCGTCATCGATAATATTGCCTCTATGGCAGCAGAAATCGGCACGGCCAAGCAACAGTTCGAAGCGCCAAAGCATGATGAAGCTTTAGAAAAAGGTATGAAAGAGCAGTTCGGCGAGCAAGTCGCTGACGCTTATAGCATTAAAGATAAGCAAGATCGCTATACGAAGCTTGATGAAATCAAAGATGCCGCTATCGCAGCACTAGCAGGCGATGCTGAGTCTGATGGCTACAGCAACAATGTCTCTGAGCTAAAAGACATCTATAACGATCTTAAGTATCGTACGGTTCGTGATAGCATCCTATCTGGTAAGCCACGTATCGATGGTCGAGATCTAGATACGGTACGTGCGCTTGATGTGCAAGTCGGTGTACTGCCATTCACGCACGGTTCAGCGCTATTCACTCGCGGTGAAACGCAGGCATTGGTAACGACGACTCTAGGTAACAGTCGTGACGTCAATATGATCGACTCATTAGCGGGTACTATCCGTGACCATTTCATGCTGCATTATAACTTCCCGCATTTCTCAGTCGGTGAGACAGGTCGTGAAGGTATTCCAAAACGTCGTGAAATCGGTCATGGCCGCCTAGCGCGCCGTGGTGTCCAAGCGATGCTACCTGATAGCGATCGCTTCCCGTATGTCATCCGTGTGGTATCTGAGATCACTGAATCAAACGGTTCATCGTCTATGGCGTCTGTATGTGGTGCAAGTCTAGCGTTAATGGATGCTGGTGTACCAATCAAAGCACCAGTTGCTGGTATCGCGATGGGTCTAGTCAAAGAAGGCGAACGCTTCGCAGTCTTGTCTGACATCTTAGGTGATGAAGATCATCTTGGCGATATGGATTTTAAAGTTGCTGGTTCTAAAGACGGTATCACAGCATTACAGATGGATATCAAAATCGAAGGTATCACTCCTGATATCATGGAGCAAGCGCTCAAGCAAGCTCACGCAGGTCGTATTCATATCTTGGACGCGATGAATAAAGTATTGCCAGAGAGCCGTACTGAAATCAACGCTCATGCACCTAACTATGCGGTCATCGAAATTAACCCTGATAAAATCCGCGACGTCATCGGTAAAGGTGGCGCGATGATTCGTCAGCTAACTGAAGAGACTGGTGCGGTTATCGATATCGATGATGGCGGTACTATCCGTATCTTTGGTGAGAATAAAGCGGCAACTAAAGCCGCTATCGGCAAAATCGAAGCATTAACGGCTGAAGTTGAAGTAGGCAAAACTTACGCAGGTACAGTCGCACGCATCGTTGACTTTGGTGCATTTGTAAACGTGTTGCCAAACACTGACGGTCTAGTACATATCTCACAAATCGCAGAAGAGCGCGTAGAGAATGTGTCTGATTATCTAAAAGAAGGGCAAACTGTTAAGGTCTTAGTACAAGACGTTGATAACCGTGGTCGCATTAAACTGACTATGAAAGGTGTTGAACAGGGTACAACTACAACTACTGACGCTGAATAA
- a CDS encoding radical SAM protein, protein MKNIVAMPTTFIVKLTQICNINCSYCYVYNHQSEAHAQLPQFLLNDDVHRLGRDIAATRHIHSDVVRKVVFHGGEPLVAGRKRLQEYIDILRSYVPDITFSLQTNGILLSSDWIKFLKNEAISLSISIDGGKADHDQFRVDKRGRGTFNKVRRSIDLLHQTDMPFGLLCVVNPYASGADTYRALKALTPHNFNFLIPDVSRDTCDTYYPELPRLSIGHFLQEAFDLWLAEPEVVRVGLFSDMVAAVLGWKGRTDAFGSENLAYLIYETNGKYELLDVLKVCGSNMTQTSEDIDLLNLNENEQINTIIRSQRIIPTECRACRHAEVCRGGYLPHRWDQQREFDNPSVWCDDLIYIWDHVKRRVSDLARQIDDVSHTLSKSNLIPVYELY, encoded by the coding sequence ATGAAAAATATTGTTGCAATGCCAACTACATTCATAGTTAAGTTGACTCAAATCTGTAATATAAACTGCTCTTATTGCTATGTTTATAATCACCAAAGCGAAGCTCATGCACAATTGCCGCAGTTCTTGCTCAACGACGATGTACACCGTCTCGGACGTGATATTGCAGCTACTCGACATATTCATTCTGATGTGGTTCGTAAAGTTGTATTTCACGGCGGTGAGCCACTTGTTGCAGGACGGAAGCGTTTGCAAGAATATATTGATATTTTGCGCAGCTATGTTCCTGATATTACATTTTCATTGCAAACAAACGGTATTCTACTCAGCTCAGACTGGATAAAATTTCTAAAAAATGAGGCAATATCACTGTCGATTAGTATTGATGGAGGTAAAGCTGATCATGATCAATTTCGTGTCGATAAACGTGGGCGAGGAACTTTTAACAAAGTTCGCAGAAGCATTGATTTACTTCATCAAACTGATATGCCCTTCGGGCTTTTGTGTGTCGTTAACCCTTATGCTAGTGGAGCAGATACTTATCGCGCACTTAAAGCACTTACACCACATAATTTTAATTTTCTTATTCCAGATGTATCACGCGATACATGTGATACCTACTATCCTGAATTGCCTAGACTATCGATAGGACATTTTTTACAAGAAGCTTTTGATCTTTGGTTAGCTGAACCAGAAGTTGTCAGAGTGGGGCTGTTTTCCGATATGGTGGCGGCAGTTTTAGGATGGAAGGGACGCACAGATGCTTTTGGTAGTGAGAATCTTGCCTATCTAATTTATGAGACAAATGGCAAATATGAATTGTTAGATGTGTTGAAGGTTTGTGGCAGTAATATGACACAAACTTCAGAGGATATAGATTTACTTAACCTTAATGAAAATGAGCAAATCAACACAATCATAAGGTCTCAACGTATAATTCCTACAGAATGTAGGGCTTGCAGACATGCTGAAGTTTGCCGTGGAGGATACTTGCCACATCGATGGGATCAACAGCGTGAATTCGATAATCCATCAGTATGGTGCGATGATCTTATATATATATGGGACCACGTTAAGCGAAGGGTTAGCGATTTAGCACGCCAAATTGATGATGTTTCACATACATTGTCAAAGAGTAATTTGATACCAGTTTATGAATTATATTGA
- the truB gene encoding tRNA pseudouridine(55) synthase TruB, whose protein sequence is MSKVSEQASHQSDKPYSKQKVSGVILIDKPIGMTSQQVVSKVKYLFQSPIHDSKKAGHTGTLDPMATGLLPICLGEATKFSHYQLDADKSYQATILLGQQTDTGDADGKIIAETAVPIIDNELLTSIAQQFMGAQQQIPPMYSALKKDGKKLYEYARAGIEVERAPRDITIKSLDLTMLSANSIELTVTCTKGTYVRVLGEDIAKALDTLGHLTALRRLDVGKFSINNAISLPELEALEFDNRFVQLLPIDACIYIAAQLVLDSEQCERIKMGQRLNVIEQLTPTLQQYIIDNVQLDVQKTENANIPEHELPIDIRLIDTNGQFLGLGAVSLNGRLQPKKLIQR, encoded by the coding sequence ATGTCTAAAGTGTCTGAGCAAGCGTCTCATCAAAGTGATAAGCCATATTCTAAACAAAAAGTCTCTGGAGTTATCTTAATTGATAAACCTATAGGTATGACCTCTCAGCAAGTGGTGTCAAAGGTGAAGTATCTGTTTCAATCACCTATTCACGACAGTAAAAAAGCAGGGCATACGGGTACTCTTGATCCCATGGCTACGGGTCTATTGCCTATTTGCTTAGGTGAGGCGACTAAGTTTAGCCATTATCAACTGGACGCTGACAAATCTTATCAGGCAACGATATTACTGGGTCAACAGACCGATACAGGCGATGCGGATGGTAAGATCATTGCTGAGACAGCAGTGCCAATTATCGATAATGAACTACTAACTAGCATTGCTCAGCAGTTCATGGGCGCCCAGCAGCAAATCCCACCTATGTACTCAGCTCTAAAAAAAGACGGCAAAAAGCTCTACGAATACGCGCGCGCTGGGATAGAGGTTGAGCGAGCACCTAGAGATATCACTATCAAGTCGTTAGATTTGACAATGCTTAGTGCTAATAGTATTGAGCTGACGGTGACTTGTACTAAAGGTACTTATGTACGTGTGTTAGGTGAGGATATTGCTAAAGCTTTAGATACATTAGGTCATCTAACCGCTTTAAGACGCTTGGACGTTGGCAAGTTTAGTATTAATAATGCGATAAGCTTGCCAGAGCTAGAAGCGCTAGAGTTTGATAATAGGTTTGTACAGTTATTACCTATAGATGCCTGTATTTATATCGCAGCTCAGCTGGTTTTAGATTCAGAACAATGTGAACGGATCAAGATGGGTCAACGGCTGAACGTAATCGAACAGCTAACGCCGACGTTGCAACAATATATTATTGATAACGTTCAATTAGATGTACAAAAAACTGAAAATGCTAATATCCCAGAGCATGAACTGCCTATAGATATCCGCTTGATAGATACAAATGGTCAGTTCTTAGGATTGGGAGCGGTTAGTCTTAATGGACGCTTGCAACCCAAAAAGCTGATTCAACGATAA